One segment of Vibrio gazogenes DNA contains the following:
- a CDS encoding HD domain-containing phosphohydrolase, producing MSEQDMLFDESGNLSQSSQINTCKDEPSRWKILIVDDEDGMHTITKLALNRTQFDGKGLIFFSAYNVAQAKEILSSENDIAVVLLDVVMETEEAGLEVAEYIRDVQGNHLVRIILRTGQPGTVPEKDIIEQYDINDYREKTELTKRKLHSTVYTAIRSYRDISALENHKLGLEKVIGATANILKHKSMDSFAQDVLEQVSSLLYMKDGTMLSEIEGGLAEKNIDDIHVLAQIGDISTQAFKASISQENFNVARDSDQALHYQEDNIYHISNINGVETILNITGKHQFKNVDMNLIAMFCNNMAIALDNLRLNDSLRNTQKEIVYAICGLAESRSKETGNHVRRVAYYSRLMAEELGLSPAQCEEIFYAAPLHDIGKISIPDYILNKPGKLNDEERTLMKKHTTVGENCLKGSHQPVMQAGAIIASQHHECWNGLGYPRGLSGTDIHIYGRIVALADVFDALASRRCYKEPWGEKEIVTYIHKHSGETFDPQLVDIFERRQADFFRILQEYDDSQSYMPTV from the coding sequence ATGTCAGAGCAGGATATGCTATTTGATGAGTCAGGAAATCTTAGTCAATCATCTCAAATTAACACCTGTAAAGACGAACCTTCGAGGTGGAAAATACTGATTGTCGATGATGAAGACGGCATGCACACAATCACGAAACTGGCTTTGAATCGAACTCAATTCGACGGCAAAGGGCTCATATTTTTCAGTGCATATAATGTGGCTCAGGCAAAAGAGATTCTGTCATCTGAAAATGATATCGCGGTGGTCCTATTGGATGTGGTGATGGAAACGGAAGAAGCGGGTTTGGAGGTGGCTGAATATATTCGTGATGTGCAAGGCAATCATCTGGTCCGGATTATTTTGCGTACTGGTCAGCCGGGAACCGTTCCGGAAAAAGATATTATTGAACAATATGATATTAATGATTATCGGGAGAAGACCGAACTGACCAAACGTAAACTTCATTCGACGGTTTATACGGCAATACGTTCCTACCGTGATATATCTGCTTTGGAGAATCATAAGCTTGGTTTGGAAAAAGTCATCGGTGCGACAGCCAATATCCTCAAACACAAATCAATGGATAGTTTTGCTCAGGATGTCTTGGAGCAAGTCTCATCGTTGCTGTATATGAAAGATGGCACAATGCTGTCTGAAATCGAAGGGGGATTGGCTGAAAAAAATATCGATGATATACATGTATTGGCTCAGATTGGGGATATCTCCACACAAGCGTTCAAAGCGTCAATCTCTCAGGAAAATTTCAATGTTGCTCGGGATAGTGACCAAGCACTTCATTATCAAGAAGACAATATTTACCATATTTCTAATATCAACGGTGTGGAAACCATCCTGAATATTACCGGCAAGCATCAGTTTAAAAATGTTGATATGAATCTGATTGCTATGTTCTGTAATAACATGGCTATCGCTTTGGACAACTTACGGCTCAATGATAGCTTGAGGAATACTCAGAAAGAGATTGTTTATGCGATTTGTGGCTTGGCTGAAAGCCGCTCTAAAGAAACAGGTAACCATGTTCGTCGTGTTGCTTATTATTCCCGACTCATGGCCGAAGAGCTTGGTTTGAGTCCGGCTCAGTGTGAAGAGATATTCTATGCCGCCCCCCTCCATGATATCGGCAAAATTAGCATCCCTGATTATATTTTGAATAAGCCGGGCAAATTAAATGATGAAGAACGAACACTAATGAAAAAGCATACCACCGTGGGAGAGAATTGTTTGAAAGGCTCGCATCAGCCGGTCATGCAAGCCGGGGCCATTATTGCCAGTCAGCATCATGAATGCTGGAATGGTCTCGGCTATCCGCGAGGTCTATCCGGCACGGATATTCATATTTATGGTCGTATTGTTGCGTTGGCGGATGTCTTTGATGCATTGGCAAGTCGGCGTTGTTATAAAGAACCATGGGGTGAAAAAGAGATCGTCACTTATATCCATAAACATTCGGGTGAGACGTTTGATCCACAATTGGTAGATATTTTTGAGCGCCGACAAGCGGACTTTTTCCGGATTCTTCAGGAATATGACGATAGTCAGTCGTACATGCCTACAGTATAA
- a CDS encoding sensor histidine kinase codes for MSIYYRITIFCLFLVFLCMGAFGYISNQAGANLLNQSVNKLLNAVATNQQDRLHNLIHAWKDRVALIASRTQLRLSLNDYLLNPNQQSLKKMGSIIQDAISSVTKVKFIQLKTVSGETIIQTAPNQANKVAATLTLTDNSSTDIVLKSITRDLNGGLYIHIEAPMRLQGKQIGVMVVTLAADELLNSTQSYTGMGVSGETILFTKNQAGQFVYITPLRYPQHLTKPADTASFALVNDDALVQAIEYHTQDIIQSRDYRNTNVTAVARYLPELNWTIIVKVDHHEMMQPMKHYQYLLVMAACVLGIIAIIIGLALGRAISSPIIKLAADSRRIRLGEHQLRAKVSPTQAKELNELAHSFNNLAENLLTTNNELEDKVAERTVALQELNETLEQRVAARTADLQRANQEIQETLEDLKRTQRELVESEKMAALGGLVAGVAHEINTPLGIAITGTTHLHEEVQEVHTKVLSNKLTRDELEGFVEDASQATGLMCSQLKHASKLISNFKEIAVDQSNPDYRSISVQEYLSKIVATMQPNFKKTPHRLSINIEQDLHLVTCPGALAQVLTILITNSLIHAFYSPDRDQSDTINGEVTISAQKSQGKNLIIVTDNGTGIPPQDLPRLFEPFFTTKRGHGGSGLGLSIAHNIVTDILHGKIHCESQFGQGSTFIITLPDQPVSSHTVEQSA; via the coding sequence ATGTCTATCTATTATCGAATTACAATTTTTTGCTTATTTCTGGTTTTTCTGTGTATGGGAGCATTTGGCTACATCTCAAATCAAGCAGGTGCAAACCTGTTGAATCAATCGGTGAATAAACTCTTAAATGCAGTTGCAACAAACCAACAAGACCGACTCCATAATCTCATTCACGCTTGGAAAGATCGGGTTGCATTGATCGCCAGCAGAACGCAACTACGCCTCAGTCTCAATGATTATTTGCTCAATCCAAATCAACAATCATTAAAAAAAATGGGCAGTATCATCCAAGATGCCATCAGCTCCGTTACAAAAGTGAAGTTTATTCAACTGAAAACAGTCAGTGGTGAAACCATCATCCAAACAGCACCAAATCAAGCCAACAAAGTAGCGGCCACACTTACACTGACCGACAACAGTTCAACTGATATTGTATTAAAAAGCATCACTCGCGATTTGAATGGGGGACTGTATATTCACATCGAAGCGCCCATGCGCCTTCAAGGTAAACAAATCGGTGTGATGGTGGTAACACTAGCAGCCGATGAATTACTGAACAGCACTCAAAGCTATACGGGAATGGGCGTATCCGGAGAGACGATTCTCTTCACCAAGAATCAAGCCGGTCAATTCGTCTATATTACGCCACTCCGTTACCCTCAACATTTAACAAAACCTGCAGATACAGCCTCTTTTGCTCTCGTAAACGATGATGCACTCGTTCAAGCGATTGAATATCATACCCAAGACATCATTCAGTCGCGTGATTATCGAAATACAAATGTGACTGCTGTGGCTCGTTATTTACCAGAGCTGAACTGGACGATTATCGTAAAGGTGGATCACCACGAAATGATGCAGCCGATGAAACATTATCAATATTTACTGGTGATGGCTGCCTGTGTGCTGGGTATCATCGCGATCATCATTGGCCTGGCACTGGGGAGAGCAATTTCATCACCGATTATCAAACTTGCCGCCGATAGTCGCAGAATTCGTCTCGGAGAACATCAGTTGAGAGCGAAAGTCAGCCCGACTCAGGCAAAAGAGCTCAATGAACTCGCTCACAGTTTTAATAACCTGGCCGAAAACCTGCTCACCACCAATAACGAACTGGAAGATAAAGTTGCCGAAAGAACTGTTGCGCTGCAAGAACTGAATGAAACACTGGAACAGCGAGTTGCAGCCAGAACGGCTGATCTACAACGAGCCAATCAAGAAATACAAGAAACACTTGAAGATCTCAAGCGGACTCAGCGTGAACTTGTGGAGTCTGAAAAAATGGCAGCACTGGGGGGGTTGGTCGCAGGCGTTGCGCATGAGATCAATACACCACTAGGCATTGCCATTACCGGAACCACTCACCTCCATGAGGAGGTTCAGGAAGTTCATACCAAAGTGCTATCAAACAAATTGACCCGGGATGAACTAGAAGGTTTTGTCGAAGACGCCAGTCAAGCCACTGGCTTAATGTGTTCACAGTTAAAGCACGCTTCAAAGCTCATCTCTAATTTTAAAGAAATTGCCGTTGATCAATCGAACCCGGACTATCGGAGCATTTCCGTGCAAGAATATCTCTCGAAGATCGTCGCAACCATGCAACCCAACTTTAAGAAAACACCGCATCGCCTCTCTATCAACATTGAGCAGGATCTTCACTTGGTCACCTGCCCCGGCGCACTGGCGCAAGTGTTAACCATTCTGATCACCAATAGCCTCATTCACGCATTCTATTCACCTGATCGCGATCAATCCGACACGATCAACGGGGAAGTAACGATTTCAGCCCAAAAATCACAAGGAAAAAATTTAATCATCGTCACGGATAACGGCACGGGTATCCCTCCCCAAGATTTGCCCAGACTCTTTGAACCGTTTTTTACCACCAAACGCGGTCATGGCGGCAGTGGCTTAGGACTCAGTATTGCGCATAATATTGTCACAGATATTCTGCACGGGAAAATACACTGTGAAAGTCAATTCGGTCAGGGGAGCACATTCATTATCACATTACCGGATCAGCCGGTGTCATCTCACACAGTCGAGCAATCCGCATAG
- a CDS encoding pectate lyase, translating into MIHRTTVALLSLLSCQFAMASDLTLMLYQQDAQTILSWSSDQDSIVRQEVYRKSTLSDEGERIAVLTPDERTFEDTTADGYTDYYYQIKAVDDQDHTFISNDSSTNSSEANYLTTSLAAARSSECYAGAVISNKTVDCGGKTIGLSCNGDAEGQKAVLTLHNATVKNVRISRNGGADGIHCESGNCTLQNVIWEDICEDAATNNGKRMTIIGGVAYNSTNGPGGKPDKVFQHNSKNSTTEIRGNFTLTGQHGKLYRSCGNCTNNGGPRYLSINGVKVDAKIGSIAGINGNYRDSATIRNLKIKNYKTGKPKVCVEYVGIQKGQGESRKIGEKWNTSACNVSHSDVRKL; encoded by the coding sequence ATGATTCATCGAACAACAGTGGCTTTACTTTCATTACTGTCATGTCAGTTTGCAATGGCGAGTGACTTGACACTCATGTTATATCAGCAAGATGCACAAACCATCCTGAGCTGGTCATCCGATCAGGATAGTATCGTTCGTCAAGAAGTTTACCGAAAATCCACATTGTCAGACGAAGGAGAAAGAATTGCGGTTCTGACCCCGGATGAAAGAACGTTTGAAGATACAACAGCAGATGGCTATACCGATTATTACTACCAAATCAAGGCAGTAGACGATCAGGATCACACCTTTATTTCCAATGATTCCAGTACAAACAGCAGCGAAGCAAATTATTTAACCACCAGTCTAGCGGCTGCCAGATCATCTGAGTGCTACGCTGGCGCCGTGATTAGCAACAAAACAGTTGACTGCGGGGGTAAGACTATCGGATTAAGTTGTAACGGGGATGCAGAAGGTCAAAAAGCCGTGCTTACCTTACACAACGCAACGGTAAAGAATGTCCGCATTTCCCGAAATGGTGGTGCCGATGGTATTCATTGTGAATCCGGAAACTGCACCTTACAAAATGTCATTTGGGAAGATATCTGTGAAGATGCAGCCACCAACAACGGCAAGAGAATGACCATTATCGGAGGGGTTGCCTATAACAGTACCAATGGCCCGGGAGGTAAACCTGATAAGGTGTTCCAGCACAACTCGAAAAATAGTACCACCGAAATCCGCGGCAACTTTACCCTCACCGGCCAACACGGGAAACTATATCGTTCTTGCGGAAATTGCACTAACAATGGTGGGCCCAGATATCTCTCAATCAATGGCGTTAAGGTGGATGCTAAAATCGGTTCAATTGCCGGTATCAACGGCAACTATAGAGATTCAGCGACCATCAGAAACCTGAAAATCAAGAACTACAAAACCGGCAAACCCAAAGTCTGTGTCGAGTATGTCGGCATTCAGAAAGGTCAGGGTGAATCGAGAAAAATCGGTGAAAAATGGAATACCAGTGCCTGTAATGTATCCCATTCAGATGTTCGAAAGCTGTAA
- the hpxO gene encoding FAD-dependent urate hydroxylase HpxO yields MKALIIGAGIGGMSAAAALKKNGITCEIYEAVREIKPVGAAISVWSNGVKCMTHLGMGHIMDKLGGAMNYMSYQDGFSGTTMTRFSLMPLIDAVGTRPCPVSRADLQASMLDWWGREQIHFDKRVERVEQTAEGVTAWFTDGSVAEGDFMIAADGTHSVVRAEVLGHSVERRYAGYVNWNGLVEIDTAIAPADQWTTFVAEGKRVSVMPIADNRFYFFFDVPLPKGLPEDRTTLKADLHRYFRDWSPQVQTLIEQINPETTNRIEIHDIEPFEQLVNGRIALLGDAGHSTTPDIGQGGCAAMEDAVVLGLSFSQHHDIETALLHYQNERLERVRDLVLKARKRCDLTHGKQMEQTLAWYQSLKTETGLHIIEGLKETIVAGPLG; encoded by the coding sequence ATGAAAGCGCTTATTATCGGGGCTGGAATCGGTGGCATGTCTGCCGCCGCTGCACTGAAAAAAAATGGAATCACATGTGAAATCTATGAAGCGGTCAGAGAGATTAAACCGGTAGGAGCGGCTATTTCGGTATGGTCTAACGGGGTGAAATGTATGACACATCTTGGTATGGGCCATATCATGGATAAGCTGGGTGGGGCGATGAACTATATGTCTTATCAGGATGGATTCTCCGGTACCACCATGACTCGCTTCAGTTTGATGCCGCTGATTGATGCGGTCGGCACAAGACCTTGTCCGGTTTCCCGTGCTGATTTGCAAGCCAGTATGCTTGATTGGTGGGGACGTGAGCAAATTCATTTTGATAAGCGGGTTGAGCGGGTTGAACAAACCGCCGAAGGTGTGACGGCTTGGTTTACCGATGGCTCTGTTGCCGAAGGCGATTTCATGATTGCTGCGGACGGCACACACTCGGTAGTTCGTGCCGAGGTTTTAGGGCACTCGGTTGAACGAAGATATGCCGGTTATGTCAACTGGAATGGGTTGGTTGAGATCGATACGGCCATTGCACCAGCGGATCAATGGACGACTTTTGTCGCCGAGGGAAAGCGGGTTTCGGTGATGCCGATTGCGGACAACCGATTTTATTTCTTTTTCGATGTGCCTTTGCCGAAAGGATTACCGGAAGATCGGACGACGCTGAAAGCCGATTTGCATCGTTACTTTCGGGATTGGTCGCCTCAGGTTCAGACGTTGATTGAGCAGATCAATCCTGAAACAACCAACCGAATTGAGATCCATGACATTGAGCCTTTTGAACAATTGGTTAACGGTCGGATCGCATTACTGGGCGATGCCGGGCATAGTACCACGCCGGATATTGGTCAGGGGGGATGTGCAGCGATGGAAGATGCGGTCGTTTTAGGACTATCTTTTTCACAGCATCATGATATTGAAACAGCGTTACTTCATTACCAAAACGAACGATTAGAGCGGGTGAGGGATCTGGTTTTAAAAGCAAGAAAACGGTGTGATCTGACTCATGGCAAACAGATGGAGCAGACGTTGGCTTGGTATCAATCATTAAAAACCGAAACGGGACTGCATATTATCGAGGGGCTCAAAGAAACAATTGTTGCCGGGCCGCTGGGATGA
- the mutS gene encoding DNA mismatch repair protein MutS, with protein sequence MIDNPTSNKAPESKHTPMMQQYLKLKAENPDILLFYRMGDFYELFYDDAKRASQLLDISLTKRGASAGEPIPMAGVPFHAVEGYLAKLVQLGESVAICEQIGDPATSKGPVERKVVRIVTPGTITDEALLPERLDNLIAAIYQQGQQFGYATLDMTSGRFQLCELDSEESMAAELQRTAPKELLFPEDFQAVHLMGNRKGNRRRPVWEFELDTAKQQLNQQFGTKDLVGFGVETAEKGLCAAGCLIQYAKDTQRTALPHIRALIYDRQDTTVIMDAATRRNLELTQNLSGGTEHTLAEVLDHCATPMGSRMLKRWLHQPTRQIEVLNHRLDAIGELKEQGAFSDVQPILKQIGDIERILARLAIRSARPRDLARLRHALHQLPTLQTSLSSLTHPHLQQLAQYCQPIESIATLLEQAIVENPPVVIRDGGVIATGYHAELDEWRNLADGATEYLAQLEHDERERHGIDTLKVGYNNVHGFYIQVSRGQSHLVPPYYVRRQTLKNAERYIIPELKEHEDKVLNSKSKALSLEKQLWEALFDQLLPYLAQLQELSAAISQLDVLQNLAERADTLDYCRPELTTEAGIHIQSGRHPVVEQVMQDPFIANPVALHPQRKMLIITGPNMGGKSTYMRQTALIALMAHIGCYVPAESAKIGLIDRIFTRIGASDDLASGRSTFMVEMTETANILHNATQYSLVLMDEIGRGTSTYDGLSLAWASAEWLATEIGALTLFATHYFELTELPELLPHLANVHLDAVEHGDSIAFMHAVQEGAASKSYGLAVAGLAGVPKAVIKNARMKLSQLEQNHQLDGKRTGQSPVVDVANQLSLMPEPSEVEKQLAELDPDSLTPRQALEQLYLLKRYL encoded by the coding sequence ATGATCGATAATCCCACCTCAAATAAAGCACCAGAAAGTAAACATACGCCCATGATGCAACAGTATCTGAAGCTCAAGGCCGAAAATCCTGATATTTTGCTGTTTTATCGTATGGGGGACTTTTACGAGCTATTTTATGATGATGCGAAACGCGCTTCTCAATTGCTTGATATTTCACTGACCAAACGGGGCGCATCCGCAGGAGAGCCCATTCCGATGGCCGGTGTTCCTTTCCATGCCGTTGAAGGTTATTTAGCCAAGCTGGTTCAGCTCGGTGAATCGGTTGCAATTTGCGAGCAAATCGGAGACCCCGCCACCAGTAAAGGTCCGGTAGAGCGTAAAGTTGTCCGTATCGTGACACCGGGAACCATCACTGACGAAGCCCTGTTGCCGGAACGACTCGATAACCTGATTGCTGCCATTTACCAACAAGGTCAACAGTTCGGCTATGCCACACTTGATATGACTTCAGGTCGTTTTCAGCTCTGTGAGCTGGATAGTGAAGAGTCGATGGCGGCAGAATTACAAAGAACTGCACCGAAAGAACTGCTCTTTCCTGAGGATTTTCAGGCCGTTCACCTCATGGGAAACCGGAAAGGAAACCGCCGTCGCCCGGTATGGGAATTTGAACTGGACACCGCCAAACAACAGTTAAACCAACAGTTCGGCACCAAAGATTTAGTGGGCTTCGGGGTCGAGACGGCCGAGAAAGGATTGTGTGCCGCGGGCTGTCTGATTCAGTATGCCAAAGATACGCAAAGAACTGCGCTCCCTCATATTCGCGCCCTGATCTATGATCGCCAAGACACGACCGTGATTATGGATGCCGCCACCCGGCGTAATCTGGAACTGACCCAAAATCTTTCCGGAGGAACGGAACACACGTTGGCCGAAGTGCTTGATCACTGTGCGACCCCGATGGGAAGCCGAATGCTCAAACGTTGGTTGCATCAACCGACGCGTCAGATTGAAGTGCTTAATCATCGGCTTGATGCCATCGGTGAACTCAAAGAACAAGGCGCTTTCAGCGACGTACAGCCGATATTGAAACAAATTGGTGATATCGAACGGATTTTGGCTCGCTTAGCCATTCGTTCAGCTCGTCCCCGAGATCTGGCTCGTCTGCGTCACGCCCTGCATCAGTTACCGACGTTGCAGACAAGCCTCTCATCACTGACACATCCACACTTGCAGCAACTGGCCCAATATTGTCAACCGATTGAGTCGATCGCAACCTTACTAGAACAAGCAATAGTAGAAAATCCTCCCGTGGTGATCCGCGACGGTGGTGTGATTGCCACGGGCTATCACGCGGAACTGGATGAATGGCGTAATTTGGCCGATGGTGCAACCGAATATTTGGCACAACTGGAACATGACGAGCGAGAACGTCATGGCATCGATACGCTGAAAGTCGGTTATAATAATGTCCATGGATTTTATATTCAGGTGAGCCGGGGACAGAGTCATCTGGTACCGCCTTACTATGTGCGCCGTCAGACGCTGAAAAATGCAGAACGCTACATCATTCCGGAACTCAAAGAACATGAAGATAAGGTGCTGAATTCAAAATCAAAAGCACTGTCTCTGGAGAAGCAGCTCTGGGAAGCATTATTTGATCAATTATTGCCTTACCTGGCGCAACTTCAAGAACTCTCTGCTGCCATATCGCAACTTGATGTACTACAAAACCTAGCGGAACGGGCGGATACGCTAGATTACTGTCGTCCGGAGCTTACCACAGAAGCAGGGATTCATATTCAGTCAGGTCGTCATCCGGTTGTCGAACAGGTGATGCAAGACCCCTTTATTGCCAACCCGGTAGCACTACATCCTCAACGGAAAATGCTGATTATTACCGGTCCGAATATGGGCGGTAAATCAACCTATATGCGCCAGACAGCGCTGATTGCATTGATGGCACATATTGGTTGCTATGTCCCTGCGGAATCCGCCAAAATCGGCCTCATTGATCGCATCTTCACCCGAATTGGTGCATCGGATGATCTGGCTTCGGGCCGTTCAACCTTTATGGTTGAGATGACGGAAACAGCTAATATTTTACACAATGCCACCCAATATAGTTTGGTGTTGATGGATGAAATCGGGCGCGGCACCAGTACCTACGATGGTCTTTCTCTGGCATGGGCAAGTGCCGAGTGGCTGGCAACGGAGATAGGCGCACTGACACTGTTCGCCACACATTATTTCGAATTAACCGAACTCCCTGAATTACTGCCGCATCTCGCCAATGTCCACCTCGATGCTGTCGAACATGGCGATAGCATTGCATTTATGCACGCAGTTCAGGAGGGGGCAGCCAGTAAATCTTACGGATTAGCCGTCGCCGGACTGGCCGGTGTGCCGAAAGCGGTGATCAAAAATGCGCGAATGAAGCTATCTCAGTTGGAGCAAAACCACCAGTTGGATGGAAAGCGGACAGGACAATCGCCTGTGGTTGATGTCGCCAATCAACTGAGCTTGATGCCGGAGCCATCCGAAGTCGAGAAACAACTCGCAGAACTCGACCCTGATAGCCTCACACCGAGACAGGCGCTCGAACAACTCTATCTACTGAAGCGTTATCTCTAA
- the rpoS gene encoding RNA polymerase sigma factor RpoS — MSKSNSVTKVDQFDFDSGAFDLNTLDNEVSSDATSVETREDYEVTSKSLDATQLYLGEIGFSPLLTAEEEILYARRALRGDEAARKRMIESNLRLVVKISRRYSNRGLALLDLIEEGNLGLIRAVEKFDPERGFRFSTYATWWIRQTIERALMNQTRTIRLPIHVVKELNIYLRTARELSQKLDHEPTAEDIAFELDKSVDDVSKMLRLNERISSVDTPIGGDGDKALLDIIPDAKHYDPEYSTEDDDIKSSLLHWLDELNPKQKEVLARRFGLLGYEPSTLEEVGKEINLTRERVRQIQVEGLRRLREILLKQGLNMESLFDVESEE; from the coding sequence ATGAGTAAAAGCAATTCAGTAACTAAGGTCGATCAATTTGATTTTGATTCAGGAGCGTTTGATCTCAATACATTGGACAACGAGGTCAGTTCTGACGCTACATCCGTTGAAACTCGAGAAGATTATGAAGTAACTTCCAAGAGCTTAGACGCAACTCAACTCTATTTAGGCGAAATCGGTTTTTCACCTTTGTTAACCGCAGAGGAAGAAATCCTGTACGCTCGTCGGGCTCTTCGGGGAGATGAGGCCGCTCGTAAGCGAATGATTGAGAGTAATCTACGTCTCGTTGTTAAAATATCGCGCCGATATAGTAACCGTGGTCTGGCTTTGCTGGATCTAATCGAAGAAGGTAACCTCGGGTTGATTCGGGCCGTTGAAAAGTTTGATCCAGAAAGAGGATTTCGTTTTTCTACGTATGCAACCTGGTGGATCAGACAAACGATTGAACGGGCGTTGATGAATCAAACCAGAACGATTCGTTTACCTATCCACGTTGTCAAAGAACTCAATATTTATTTGCGGACAGCACGTGAGCTATCACAGAAGTTAGACCATGAACCAACAGCGGAAGACATTGCGTTTGAGCTGGATAAATCGGTTGATGATGTCAGTAAGATGCTTCGTCTGAACGAACGTATTAGTTCTGTTGATACACCTATTGGTGGTGATGGTGATAAAGCATTGTTGGATATCATTCCTGATGCCAAACACTATGACCCAGAATATTCGACAGAAGATGATGATATCAAATCTTCACTCTTACATTGGTTAGATGAACTAAATCCGAAACAGAAAGAAGTGTTGGCAAGACGCTTTGGTTTACTCGGGTATGAACCATCCACTTTAGAAGAAGTTGGGAAAGAGATTAATCTAACCCGTGAGCGAGTTCGCCAAATCCAAGTCGAAGGCCTGCGTCGTTTAAGAGAAATTCTACTGAAACAAGGCTTGAATATGGAATCTTTGTTCGATGTAGAGAGTGAAGAATAA
- a CDS encoding oligogalacturonate lyase family protein gives MAKGDVINLDFESFIDSDTQVKVTRLTPKNVICHRNYFYQKCFTQDGQKLLFAGDFNTTRNYYLLDLTTQQATQLTEGSGDNTFGGFISSDEQSFFYVKNERNLMKVDFETLEETLIYAVDEAWKGYGTWVANSDCTKLVGIEIHKNSWQPLTSWEKFAEFYHTNPTCRLIQVDIATGDVNVIHQEDAWLGHPIYRPFDDQTIGFCHEGPHDLVDARMWLVDGDGNHVRKVKSHAPGESCTHEFWIPDGSAMAYVSYLKGQTERVICRVDPQTLVNEVVMEMPPCSHLMSNFDGSLMVGDGCDTPPDVNDTDSYNIENDPFLYVLNTRKKTFARLAKHSTSWQVLDGDRQITHPHPSFTPNDHGVLFTSDFEGVPAVYIADLPSELK, from the coding sequence ATGGCCAAAGGTGATGTAATCAACCTTGATTTTGAAAGCTTCATCGATTCAGATACGCAAGTCAAGGTGACACGACTGACCCCCAAGAATGTGATATGCCATCGCAACTATTTTTATCAGAAATGCTTTACCCAAGACGGGCAGAAATTGTTATTTGCCGGAGATTTCAACACCACTCGGAATTACTATTTGCTCGATCTCACCACCCAACAAGCAACACAACTGACAGAAGGCAGCGGCGATAACACCTTCGGCGGATTTATTTCATCCGATGAGCAGAGCTTCTTCTATGTCAAAAATGAACGCAACTTAATGAAAGTTGATTTCGAGACCCTCGAAGAAACGCTGATTTACGCTGTAGATGAGGCATGGAAAGGTTACGGTACATGGGTGGCAAATTCAGACTGTACCAAACTGGTGGGCATCGAAATTCATAAAAATAGCTGGCAACCGCTCACCTCATGGGAGAAATTTGCTGAGTTTTATCATACCAATCCGACCTGCCGCCTGATTCAAGTCGATATTGCGACAGGTGATGTCAACGTCATTCACCAAGAAGATGCCTGGCTGGGTCATCCGATCTATCGCCCGTTTGATGATCAAACCATCGGGTTCTGCCATGAAGGGCCTCATGATCTTGTCGATGCCAGAATGTGGCTGGTGGACGGGGACGGCAATCATGTCCGCAAAGTCAAATCTCATGCGCCGGGAGAATCCTGTACTCATGAGTTCTGGATCCCGGACGGCAGCGCGATGGCGTACGTGTCGTACCTAAAAGGGCAAACCGAACGGGTCATTTGTCGTGTCGATCCCCAAACGTTAGTCAATGAGGTTGTGATGGAAATGCCGCCGTGTTCTCACTTGATGAGTAACTTTGATGGCTCACTGATGGTCGGTGACGGATGTGATACACCACCAGATGTGAACGATACCGATAGCTACAACATCGAGAATGATCCTTTTCTCTATGTTCTCAATACACGCAAGAAAACGTTCGCCCGATTAGCAAAACACAGTACTTCTTGGCAAGTGCTCGATGGTGATCGCCAAATCACTCATCCCCACCCGTCATTTACACCCAATGATCATGGGGTGTTGTTTACCAGTGACTTTGAAGGTGTGCCGGCAGTCTATATTGCTGATCTACCCAGCGAACTAAAATAA